In a single window of the Arthrobacter sp. StoSoilA2 genome:
- the mftA gene encoding mycofactocin precursor MftA (Mycofactocin is a small molecule electron carrier derived from the final two amino acids, Val-Tyr, of MftA, the mycofactocin precursor. It plays a role in redox homeostasis and the metabolism of alcohols and aldehydes in Actinobacteria, including Mycobacterium tuberculosis.), whose amino-acid sequence MEYVNPNLESVTTPDEANLVIEDLVEDVSIDGMCGVY is encoded by the coding sequence GTGGAATACGTAAACCCCAATCTTGAAAGCGTCACCACCCCAGACGAGGCCAACCTTGTCATCGAAGATCTCGTCGAGGACGTGTCCATCGATGGCATGTGTGGCGTCTACTAA
- the mftB gene encoding mycofactocin biosynthesis chaperone MftB (MftB, a small protein, is a peptide chaperone that assists the radical SAM enzyme MftC in performing two modifications to the C-terminal Val-Tyr dipeptide of the mycofactocin precursor peptide, MftA. MftB's role is analogous to the role of PqqD in the biosynthesis of PQQ, a cofactor that derives entirely from a Tyr and a Glu in the precursor PqqA.) has product MTPTSTDTMLDEGWVLSPAVALRPEPFGAMAYHFGNRKLTFLKKPELVRIIRSLEDSATVRDALRQSGVPEAHWSAYVAALHSLAATDMIRASEGKNQ; this is encoded by the coding sequence ATGACGCCAACCAGCACAGACACCATGCTTGATGAGGGATGGGTGCTGTCACCGGCCGTTGCGTTAAGGCCGGAACCGTTCGGTGCCATGGCTTATCACTTCGGGAACCGCAAGCTCACCTTCCTCAAGAAACCCGAACTCGTCAGGATAATTCGGTCCTTGGAAGACAGCGCGACAGTTCGCGACGCGCTGCGGCAGTCAGGCGTGCCCGAAGCCCACTGGTCCGCGTATGTTGCTGCGCTGCACAGTCTCGCCGCGACCGACATGATCCGCGCCAGCGAAGGAAAAAACCAATGA
- the mftC gene encoding mycofactocin radical SAM maturase (MftC is a radical SAM/SPASM enzyme that catalyzes the first two steps in biosynthesis of the electron carrier mycofactocin from the terminal Val-Tyr dipeptide of the precursor peptide MftA.), which yields MINGISTPVARPTGGSLVDQFEFGLDAPICLTWELTYACNLACVHCLSSSGRRDPRELTTEQCEAVIDELQRMQVFYVNIGGGEPTVRPDFWHLLQYAVDHQVGVKFSTNGIRIDKQKAAFLASTPYVDVQISLDGATAEVNDYVRGPGSYDTAIQALKNLNEAGFKDAKVSVVVTRQNVGQLDEFKRIADEHGATLRLTRLRPSGRGADVWDELHPRPEQQRIIYDWLTANGDNVLTGDSFFHLAPFGESLPGLNLCGAGRVVCLIDPVGDVYACPFAIHETFHAGNVLDEGGFKTVWQESELFTELRSPQTSGACTKCAFFDSCRGGCMAAKFFTGLPLDGPDPECVQGYGEAALAGERSRPQPGQDHSRVALPKRAQPVMVQLSLTKPDISAPPVSACAASPLAGFQP from the coding sequence ATGATTAACGGCATCAGCACACCTGTGGCACGCCCGACGGGCGGGTCCCTGGTGGACCAGTTTGAATTCGGCCTCGACGCCCCGATCTGCCTTACCTGGGAGCTGACCTACGCCTGCAACCTGGCCTGCGTTCATTGCCTGTCGTCCTCGGGTCGGCGGGATCCACGCGAGTTGACCACGGAGCAGTGTGAAGCCGTGATTGACGAGCTCCAGCGCATGCAGGTCTTCTACGTCAACATCGGCGGCGGCGAGCCGACCGTCCGCCCGGACTTCTGGCACCTGCTCCAGTACGCAGTCGACCACCAGGTCGGCGTGAAATTCTCCACCAACGGCATCCGGATCGACAAGCAAAAAGCGGCATTCCTCGCGTCCACGCCCTATGTGGACGTTCAGATATCGCTCGACGGAGCCACCGCCGAGGTCAATGATTACGTCCGTGGTCCTGGATCCTATGACACGGCAATCCAGGCATTGAAAAACCTCAACGAAGCGGGTTTCAAAGATGCGAAAGTCTCGGTCGTCGTCACGCGCCAGAACGTAGGCCAGCTTGATGAGTTCAAGCGCATCGCAGACGAGCACGGTGCCACGCTACGCCTGACACGGTTGCGCCCCTCCGGCCGGGGCGCTGACGTTTGGGATGAGCTGCATCCCCGGCCCGAACAACAGCGCATCATCTATGACTGGCTGACCGCCAACGGGGATAACGTCCTGACCGGTGATTCCTTCTTCCATCTGGCGCCTTTCGGGGAAAGCCTGCCCGGGCTGAACCTGTGCGGCGCGGGCCGGGTCGTGTGCCTCATCGACCCGGTGGGCGATGTCTACGCGTGCCCGTTCGCGATTCACGAAACCTTCCATGCCGGAAACGTGCTCGACGAAGGGGGATTCAAGACGGTCTGGCAGGAATCAGAACTGTTTACCGAACTCCGCTCGCCACAGACCTCAGGGGCGTGCACCAAGTGTGCGTTCTTCGACAGCTGCCGCGGCGGGTGCATGGCGGCGAAGTTCTTCACCGGACTGCCGCTGGACGGCCCCGACCCCGAGTGCGTTCAAGGCTACGGCGAAGCTGCCCTGGCGGGCGAGCGCAGCCGGCCCCAGCCCGGTCAGGACCATTCACGCGTGGCCCTACCGAAGCGAGCCCAGCCCGTCATGGTCCAACTCAGCCTCACCAAGCCGGACATCTCGGCGCCTCCCGTATCCGCTTGCGCCGCCAGCCCCCTCGCCGGCTTCCAGCCGTAG
- the mftD gene encoding pre-mycofactocin synthase MftD (MftD, an enzyme found in the mycofactocin biosynthesis locus, performs an oxidative deamination of 3-amino-5-[(p-hydroxyphenyl)methyl]-4,4-dimethyl-2-pyrrolidinone (AHDP). The resulting compound, now called pre-mycofactocin (PMFT), is a biologically active redox cofactor that can oxidize the non-exchangeable NADH of TIGR03971 family SDR-type oxidoreductases.), which yields MIKNPWAQNPWFESVAEAQRRAKKRLPASVYAALVAGSERGLTLDDNTAAFGELGFAPHVVGQPAQRDLATTVMGQHISLPVMISPTGVQAVHPDGEVAVARAAAARGTIIGLSSFASRPVEEVTAANEKTFYQMYWTGTREQMVSRMDRARAAGAKGLIVTTDWSFSMGRDWGSPEIPEKVNLKAAIRLAPEVMLKPRWLASFARSLPDLTAPNLAPAGEKGPTFFGAYYEWMQTPPPTWDDIAWIVSEWGGPVMLKGISRVDDALRAVDAGLTAISVSNHGGNNLDSTPAPIRVLPSIADAVGDQVEIVLDGGIRRGSDVVKAMALGARAVMIGRAYLWGLSANGQAGVENVLDILRCGIDSSLLGLSVPSVQDLRPEHLVIPPGFVRELGVPVTTYS from the coding sequence ATGATCAAGAATCCTTGGGCACAGAACCCCTGGTTCGAATCCGTGGCCGAGGCACAGCGCCGGGCCAAAAAACGCCTTCCTGCGTCGGTGTATGCCGCTCTTGTGGCAGGCTCCGAACGCGGGCTCACACTCGATGACAACACTGCCGCCTTCGGCGAACTCGGCTTCGCCCCCCATGTCGTAGGCCAGCCCGCGCAGCGTGATCTGGCCACGACGGTAATGGGCCAGCACATTTCACTTCCGGTCATGATCTCCCCGACAGGAGTACAAGCCGTGCACCCGGACGGCGAGGTTGCAGTTGCCCGGGCAGCCGCCGCGAGAGGCACCATCATCGGCCTGAGCTCTTTCGCGTCCAGACCCGTGGAGGAGGTGACGGCCGCGAATGAAAAGACGTTCTACCAGATGTACTGGACCGGAACCCGGGAGCAGATGGTAAGCCGCATGGACCGGGCGCGTGCTGCTGGCGCCAAAGGCCTGATCGTCACCACCGACTGGTCCTTCTCGATGGGACGCGACTGGGGCAGCCCCGAGATCCCAGAAAAGGTGAACCTTAAAGCCGCCATCAGGCTTGCCCCCGAAGTAATGCTCAAGCCGCGCTGGCTTGCGTCTTTCGCCCGCAGCCTGCCCGACCTGACCGCACCCAATCTCGCCCCCGCGGGGGAGAAGGGCCCCACTTTCTTCGGTGCCTACTACGAATGGATGCAGACCCCGCCGCCGACCTGGGACGATATCGCATGGATCGTCTCTGAGTGGGGCGGCCCCGTGATGCTGAAAGGTATTTCCCGTGTGGATGACGCGCTGCGCGCCGTCGACGCTGGCCTCACCGCCATCTCCGTTTCCAACCACGGAGGCAACAACCTGGACAGCACACCGGCCCCTATCCGCGTCTTGCCGTCGATCGCCGACGCCGTGGGCGACCAGGTGGAAATCGTGCTCGACGGCGGCATCCGCCGCGGCAGTGACGTCGTCAAGGCCATGGCCCTCGGAGCCCGTGCTGTCATGATCGGCCGCGCATACCTGTGGGGGCTCTCCGCCAATGGGCAAGCGGGAGTGGAAAACGTCCTGGACATCCTGCGCTGCGGTATCGACTCCTCCCTGCTCGGACTCAGCGTCCCGTCAGTGCAGGACCTTCGACCTGAACACCTTGTCATCCCTCCGGGGTTTGTCCGGGAGCTGGGCGTCCCTGTGACAACGTATTCGTGA
- the mftE gene encoding mycofactocin biosynthesis peptidyl-dipeptidase MftE gives MVLVPVGSTEQHGPHLPLDTDSVIATTVAHALALKVEGPVVVAPAVSYGSSGEHQSFPGTVSIGTEVLRLLIVELVRSLSTWAGRIIFVNAHGGNVPALSKAVLQLQEERHSVAWLPCLVPGADLHAGRTETSLMLHLNPSAVRLERSEAGELRPLHELMPALLTGGVAAVSSSGVLGKPSGAHASEGVRLLDLMVQDAAHRIIAGALGRNGMLAVNEPQARGLTSSKPG, from the coding sequence ATGGTGCTCGTCCCGGTTGGGTCCACCGAACAGCACGGTCCCCACCTGCCCCTGGATACAGATTCGGTGATAGCAACCACGGTTGCCCATGCATTGGCTCTGAAGGTTGAGGGTCCGGTGGTGGTTGCTCCGGCGGTCAGTTACGGCTCCAGCGGGGAGCATCAGTCTTTCCCAGGCACAGTGTCCATCGGAACGGAAGTACTGCGTCTCCTGATCGTCGAGCTGGTCCGTTCCCTCTCCACCTGGGCGGGCCGCATCATCTTTGTTAACGCCCACGGCGGCAACGTCCCGGCCCTTTCAAAGGCGGTGCTTCAGCTGCAAGAAGAGCGGCACAGCGTCGCTTGGTTACCATGCCTTGTCCCGGGCGCTGACCTGCATGCCGGCAGGACGGAGACTTCCCTGATGCTTCACCTCAATCCAAGCGCGGTCCGACTGGAACGGTCTGAAGCCGGCGAGCTTCGTCCCCTCCATGAACTTATGCCGGCGCTGCTTACCGGGGGTGTCGCTGCTGTCTCTTCCTCCGGCGTTCTGGGCAAGCCGAGCGGGGCACATGCATCCGAGGGTGTCCGATTGCTGGACCTGATGGTTCAGGACGCTGCCCACCGAATAATCGCGGGCGCCTTAGGCCGGAACGGGATGCTTGCGGTCAATGAGCCACAGGCAAGGGGGTTGACTTCGAGCAAGCCGGGTTGA
- the mftF gene encoding mycofactocin biosynthesis glycosyltransferase MftF (Members of this protein family, MftF, are glycosyltransferases, members of PF00535 (glycosyl transferase family 2). The encoding gene is found as part of the mycofactocin cassette, in Mycobacterium tuberculosis, many other Actinobacteria, and occasional members of other lineages. Mycofactocin itself, a putative redox carrier, is a heavily modified derivative of the C-terminal Val-Tyr dipeptide of the mycofactocin precursor MftA (TIGR03969).) encodes MGFTVRLNRRAKFAGRGRELIGGSPTRVLYLTERASRMILDRTAVVSDTPTGLLVDSLLESGMADPVLESLPELDTSSVTVVVPAFGRPLALARLLTSIGKKYKVIVVDDASPDPAAIRDITEQHGVHLVRLSSNSGPAQARNEGLKHVTTPYVAFADSDVVLNSDTIPFLLKHFNDPYVALAGPRVLGWDDGKGMNWIERYEEARSSLDLGTFPAIVRPRSPVSWLPGAFLLGRTDALGEGFTSASRVGEDVDLVWRLVEQGWRVRFEPEAKVWHEHRQSIRSWLSRKAFYGTSAHALSLRHPKAIAPAVFAPWSVVVVAVLLCQRSWSVPAAGAISAFAGWQISKRLGRSKHPGRIAASLTARGVLAAQTQTMALLVRHWWPLAIAASIFSRRLRRALAVACVLDAVWEYRRTRPRLDFFRFAAARRLDDLAYGTGVWSSALRGPSLRCLLPDIRKNPN; translated from the coding sequence ATGGGCTTCACGGTAAGACTGAACCGACGAGCAAAATTCGCTGGCAGGGGGAGGGAGCTCATCGGAGGTTCCCCGACGCGGGTTCTTTACCTCACAGAACGTGCCAGCAGAATGATCCTCGATAGGACAGCAGTCGTCTCAGACACTCCTACGGGCCTCTTGGTGGACAGCCTCTTGGAAAGCGGGATGGCTGATCCCGTGCTCGAATCGCTGCCTGAGCTTGACACTTCTTCCGTCACGGTCGTCGTTCCAGCCTTCGGGCGCCCGCTCGCCTTGGCCAGGTTGCTGACCAGCATCGGAAAAAAGTACAAGGTTATCGTCGTCGACGACGCTTCCCCTGACCCAGCGGCGATCCGGGACATTACAGAGCAGCACGGCGTACACCTGGTCCGCCTATCGTCCAACAGCGGCCCGGCACAGGCCCGCAACGAGGGCCTTAAGCACGTGACCACACCATACGTAGCCTTCGCCGATTCCGACGTTGTGCTCAATTCCGACACTATTCCGTTCCTTTTGAAACACTTTAACGACCCGTATGTGGCTCTGGCCGGTCCCCGCGTACTTGGCTGGGACGACGGAAAGGGCATGAACTGGATCGAGCGGTACGAAGAGGCAAGATCCTCGCTCGATCTGGGCACTTTCCCGGCAATAGTTCGGCCCCGGTCCCCGGTGTCGTGGCTTCCAGGTGCATTTCTCTTGGGCAGAACCGACGCACTGGGTGAAGGATTCACCTCAGCCAGCCGTGTCGGGGAGGACGTTGACCTCGTTTGGCGCTTGGTTGAACAGGGGTGGCGGGTCCGCTTCGAACCAGAGGCCAAAGTGTGGCACGAGCACCGGCAATCAATTAGGAGCTGGTTGTCCCGCAAAGCCTTCTATGGAACTTCCGCCCACGCCCTTTCTCTCCGGCACCCGAAAGCTATTGCACCAGCTGTCTTCGCACCCTGGTCTGTCGTCGTCGTCGCTGTGCTCCTGTGCCAGCGCTCGTGGTCGGTTCCGGCAGCAGGAGCGATTTCTGCCTTCGCCGGGTGGCAAATCTCCAAGAGGCTCGGCAGAAGCAAGCATCCGGGCCGAATTGCTGCCAGTCTGACTGCACGCGGAGTACTTGCAGCACAAACGCAGACCATGGCCCTCTTGGTCCGCCACTGGTGGCCGCTTGCCATCGCGGCGAGCATCTTCTCCCGCAGGTTGCGCCGCGCCCTCGCCGTTGCTTGCGTACTGGACGCGGTCTGGGAGTACCGCCGCACCCGCCCTCGACTCGATTTTTTTCGGTTTGCGGCCGCACGCCGTCTGGACGATTTGGCATACGGGACCGGCGTCTGGTCCAGCGCACTGCGAGGCCCGTCCCTCCGTTGCCTGCTGCCCGACATCCGGAAGAACCCCAACTGA
- the mftG gene encoding mycofactocin system GMC family oxidoreductase MftG has product MSEDPQRTVLLLEAGPVPDNTESFPQELLDAGTVQGALPGYPHNWSFAVHLTPDLPYSIARGRILGGSTAISGTYFIRAPKQDFDRWSSGGNEEWAWDKVLSYYKKLENDLEYGESDMHGGTGPITVSRPPQDHAVTKAFQRAVKELGFPAEQDKNSGDGPGYGPVPSNSIRGLRINTGMAYINPARDRRNLTVEGNSVVRRVLFAGTQAIGVEVLRDGAVFTIQANEVVLSAGAVKTPHILLLSGLGPETELNRFHIPIIKHLPGVGKGFSDHPSLAISWRSKVPVVDYDTTQSMADVLSFTSRGSPCPGDLEILPLLKPIGYMLTGSPASPVNESPNAPDALKWGDLAFLVSLQAATSRGQITLESADPAVQPRIDFNYLSTATDLRRMREAVRTAVGLLRSKAFSPIFKELTELAEPILQNNRRLNGWMRSHLGTAFHLCGSAKFGSPSDPDSVVDQYGRVHGVTGLRVADTSILPTTPTRGPAAVAVLIGERIAEFI; this is encoded by the coding sequence TTGAGTGAGGACCCGCAACGAACCGTGCTATTGCTCGAAGCAGGCCCAGTCCCCGACAACACGGAGTCCTTCCCGCAAGAGCTGCTCGATGCCGGGACCGTCCAAGGAGCCCTCCCCGGTTACCCCCACAACTGGTCATTCGCGGTTCACCTCACGCCAGACTTGCCTTACTCTATTGCCCGAGGCCGCATTCTGGGCGGATCAACCGCGATCAGCGGAACCTACTTCATCCGGGCACCGAAACAAGACTTTGACCGCTGGTCCTCGGGAGGAAATGAGGAGTGGGCGTGGGACAAAGTCCTGTCCTATTACAAAAAATTGGAAAACGACCTGGAATACGGCGAGAGCGACATGCATGGAGGCACTGGTCCAATAACCGTATCGCGCCCGCCGCAAGACCATGCCGTGACAAAAGCCTTTCAGCGGGCCGTCAAAGAGCTGGGCTTCCCAGCGGAACAGGACAAGAACAGTGGCGATGGACCCGGCTACGGACCCGTGCCATCAAACAGCATCCGCGGCTTGAGAATCAACACCGGAATGGCTTACATCAATCCTGCACGCGACCGCCGGAACCTCACGGTCGAGGGAAATTCTGTCGTGCGTCGGGTGCTGTTTGCAGGTACCCAAGCGATAGGCGTCGAAGTCCTACGCGACGGAGCAGTCTTCACGATCCAAGCAAACGAAGTCGTTCTTTCCGCGGGGGCGGTGAAAACGCCACATATCCTGCTGCTGTCCGGACTGGGCCCTGAAACCGAACTGAACCGATTCCACATCCCCATAATCAAGCACCTGCCCGGCGTCGGTAAGGGCTTCAGTGACCATCCCAGTCTCGCTATCAGCTGGCGATCCAAAGTCCCGGTGGTCGACTATGACACGACACAATCCATGGCTGACGTCCTCAGCTTTACCTCCAGAGGTTCACCCTGTCCTGGTGATCTGGAGATACTTCCACTTCTCAAACCAATTGGCTACATGCTGACCGGCAGTCCGGCATCTCCAGTGAATGAATCACCCAACGCTCCAGACGCCCTCAAATGGGGAGACCTAGCTTTTCTCGTTTCACTTCAGGCTGCGACGTCGCGAGGTCAGATAACCCTGGAATCTGCAGACCCTGCTGTGCAACCGCGAATCGACTTCAACTATCTCTCCACGGCGACCGACCTCAGACGCATGCGCGAGGCGGTCCGCACCGCCGTCGGCCTCCTTCGGTCAAAGGCATTCAGCCCTATTTTTAAGGAGCTGACGGAACTAGCGGAGCCAATCCTGCAAAACAACAGGCGACTCAATGGTTGGATGCGGTCCCATCTGGGGACGGCCTTCCATCTTTGCGGCAGCGCGAAATTCGGATCCCCGAGCGACCCTGACTCCGTAGTGGACCAATACGGCCGCGTTCACGGTGTCACAGGGCTTCGCGTGGCCGACACATCAATTCTGCCGACAACACCCACCCGCGGCCCCGCGGCCGTGGCAGTACTCATTGGGGAGCGGATAGCAGAATTCATCTAG
- a CDS encoding EthD family reductase codes for MHKLIVLYPEPADRGAFIEYYESIHLPLAMKLPGLRSWRYSTNISPDPEGRPTPYFAIFEAEFNDVAELQAAMASPEGQAVAADVPNYATGGALVLDYGLSGGSMA; via the coding sequence ATGCACAAGCTCATCGTCCTATACCCAGAACCGGCTGACCGCGGTGCTTTCATCGAATATTACGAGTCGATCCATTTGCCGCTCGCGATGAAGCTGCCGGGGTTGCGTTCCTGGCGATACTCAACAAACATCTCGCCGGACCCCGAAGGCCGCCCTACTCCCTACTTCGCGATTTTCGAGGCCGAGTTTAATGACGTCGCGGAACTCCAGGCTGCGATGGCCTCACCTGAAGGGCAAGCAGTTGCTGCCGACGTGCCCAATTACGCCACAGGCGGCGCCCTCGTCCTCGACTATGGGCTTTCGGGCGGCAGCATGGCCTGA
- a CDS encoding helix-turn-helix domain-containing protein yields the protein MTASQAQLLADLLYAQFDTPILITSGVGSILAFSEQPADRTDAPRRDGILTSNPSRVPDWLMPYLDPDVGLVRVPANEEFDTLARTVITIRHRGYPVGYVFALDPDQTIPSDWHLENERTLTALGLEIELLKSQSDQVQLAIRSTLSRSPATHRIGVDSLSSMRPFERSTRIRVLVSELKESLSPGARLMWEGIPHIDGAWAEMNGRLVTIVNENERAPMKEINRVCAALERSTYASGAFHGVGGEVPGLDLARQSYEEALGALRVAKTQRGSSSIVQWDRMGSWRTLVMIGRELGLRTIDPRVALLVARESEENIAVLREYLERNGEVDRIAAEFHLHRSTVYSRLKRLESKYELDLNDAEDRLTVVLGLRLAQLFP from the coding sequence GTGACGGCCAGTCAAGCCCAGCTACTTGCAGACCTTTTGTATGCCCAGTTTGATACGCCGATCCTAATAACATCCGGCGTTGGCAGCATTCTGGCCTTCTCTGAGCAGCCGGCTGACCGCACTGATGCCCCTCGACGTGACGGCATCCTGACCAGCAATCCGTCTCGTGTCCCCGACTGGCTCATGCCTTATCTGGATCCCGACGTAGGCCTCGTCCGCGTACCTGCAAATGAGGAGTTTGATACTCTTGCGCGCACCGTCATTACAATTCGTCACCGGGGCTACCCAGTCGGCTATGTGTTCGCGCTCGACCCCGACCAGACAATTCCGTCCGACTGGCATCTGGAGAACGAACGCACGCTCACAGCACTGGGCTTGGAAATCGAACTCCTAAAGTCACAATCCGATCAGGTCCAACTTGCAATCCGGTCGACATTGAGCCGTAGCCCTGCGACTCACCGGATTGGGGTTGACAGCCTGAGCTCTATGCGGCCGTTCGAAAGATCCACTCGAATTCGCGTTCTCGTGTCCGAACTCAAAGAGAGTCTGTCGCCCGGTGCCCGCCTGATGTGGGAGGGTATTCCACACATAGATGGGGCGTGGGCAGAGATGAACGGCCGGCTCGTCACGATCGTCAATGAGAATGAACGTGCTCCCATGAAAGAGATAAATCGCGTATGTGCCGCTCTGGAACGCAGCACGTACGCTTCAGGAGCTTTCCACGGGGTTGGAGGAGAAGTGCCAGGCTTGGACCTGGCGAGGCAGTCGTATGAGGAGGCGCTGGGCGCTTTGCGTGTGGCCAAGACCCAGCGCGGATCCTCCTCAATTGTTCAATGGGACCGCATGGGCTCGTGGCGAACTCTCGTAATGATCGGTCGCGAACTTGGATTGCGCACCATCGACCCCAGGGTTGCACTTCTTGTCGCTCGCGAAAGCGAGGAGAACATAGCGGTGCTACGAGAGTATTTGGAGCGCAACGGTGAGGTGGACAGGATAGCCGCCGAATTCCACCTCCATCGTTCAACCGTCTACAGTCGGCTTAAACGACTCGAAAGCAAGTACGAGCTTGATCTTAATGACGCGGAAGACAGGCTCACAGTCGTGCTGGGTCTTAGACTTGCCCAGCTCTTCCCCTGA
- a CDS encoding aspartate/glutamate racemase family protein: protein MSQRILLLNPWGMSYMDEPALELVARHVRPDTTVEVRNLGEAAPPLPWPVEDLEATMVAEAQRAQAEGFDGLVIACSGDPYLKVVREAVDIPVSAPTEAAIHLSRSFGKVAVLARRMPDSYSAPLSRLSGRGNGDFWEDKAREYGLADDEFTIRRVPITRHPEFESLEHLTDVDPDGLRDMTLDAMTAALLTEGVAQAKAAVQEDGAEVIYFACTFWSRGLDELSGNRSLFGVPVLNPLVSAAIFVESAIIARGHTVPTTALSS from the coding sequence ATGTCTCAGCGAATTTTGCTACTTAACCCTTGGGGCATGAGTTACATGGATGAGCCCGCTCTCGAGTTAGTGGCACGACATGTCAGGCCCGATACGACCGTCGAGGTGCGCAACCTGGGCGAGGCCGCCCCTCCGCTTCCATGGCCGGTCGAAGACCTCGAGGCGACGATGGTCGCTGAGGCGCAACGGGCGCAGGCGGAAGGCTTCGACGGTCTGGTGATCGCCTGTTCCGGGGATCCTTACCTCAAGGTTGTGCGTGAGGCGGTCGACATACCGGTCTCAGCTCCGACTGAGGCCGCGATTCATTTGTCGCGCTCTTTCGGCAAAGTCGCGGTCCTGGCGAGGCGGATGCCGGACAGCTACTCGGCGCCCCTGTCGCGCCTGTCGGGACGGGGAAACGGGGACTTTTGGGAGGATAAGGCCCGCGAGTACGGGTTGGCGGACGATGAGTTCACGATTCGCCGTGTACCTATCACCCGGCATCCCGAGTTCGAATCGCTCGAGCACCTTACCGATGTTGACCCTGACGGACTTCGAGACATGACCCTTGATGCCATGACTGCCGCATTGCTCACGGAGGGCGTGGCCCAGGCCAAGGCGGCTGTCCAGGAGGATGGTGCCGAAGTCATCTACTTTGCCTGCACCTTTTGGAGCCGGGGGCTGGATGAGCTCAGCGGAAATCGCTCACTCTTCGGGGTCCCCGTGCTCAACCCATTGGTGTCCGCAGCAATTTTTGTGGAATCGGCAATCATCGCTCGAGGTCACACCGTTCCCACGACGGCTTTGTCGTCCTAG